CTGGCTGGTGGCAGGACAGGACCTTCGACGATCTGCTGGAATCGGCGATCGCCGCATCGCCCCGGAAAAAGGCGGTGGTCGCCTATCGCAAGGATCGGGGCTTCGACATCCCCGCCAAGGTGATGACCTATGCCGAACTGGGCGATGCGGTGGCGCAGGCGGCGGGATCGCTGCGGGCGCTGGGCATCGGCCGGGGCGACGTCGTCGGGCTCATGCTGCCGAACTGGTGGGAATTCGTGGTCGCTGCCTTTGCCGCCTGCCGGATCGGCGCGGTGCCCAATCCGCTGATGCCCATCTTTCGCGAACGCGAATTGCGCTTCATGCTGGGCTTTGCCGAGACGAGGGCGATCCTGATCCCGAAAAGCTTTCGCGGCCACGACTTTCCGCAGATGATCGATCGGCTGAGGCCCGAGCTTCCCGCGTTGCAGCACGTGATCGTCGTGGATGGCGACGGTCCGCAGTCCTTCGACCGGCTCGTCATGAACTCCGGCGCCGCGCCGGTTCCGGCGGCCGCGGGCACGCCCGCCGATCCGGGCGAGATGGCGTTGCTGATGTATACCTCGGGCACCACCGGCGAGCCCAAGGGGGTGATGCATTGCTTCAACACCCAGGTCGCCTGCGTCACCGCGCTGGGCAACCGTCTCGGCCTGACGCCGGAGGACGTGCATTTCGCCGTCGCGCCCTTCGGGCACATGACCGGCTATACCGCGATGATGCTGCAGGGCATCCATTGCGGCGGCACGCTGGTGCTTCAGGACGTCTGGGAGCCCGAGGCCGGGGTGGCGATCATGGCGCGAGAGGGCGCAACCCATATGGCGGCCGCGACGCCCTTCCTGTCCGACATCTGCAACGTCATCGCCAGGGGCGGGCCGGTGCCGGATCTGCGCAGCTTCCTGTGCGGCGGCGCGCAGATCCCGCCCGTGGTCATCGAGCGCGCGCGGCAGATGATGAACCTGGGCGTGTCCTCGCTGTGGGGCATGTCCGAAAGCCTGGCGGGCAGCCTGACCGAACCGGAGCGCGCACAGGAAAAATCCGCCACCACCGACGGTCGTGCGGTCGAGGGGGTCGAACTGCTGATCGCCGATAAGGACCTGAACCCCCTGCCGCAGGGCGAGACCGGGCGGCTCTGGTTCCGCGGCGCGCAGCAGTTCCTGGGCTATTACAAGCGGCCGGGGCTCGATGGCCGCGGGCCGGACGGCTGGTTCGACACCGGCGATCTCGCCTATATGGATGCCGAGGGCTATATCCGGATCAACGGCCGTTCCAAGGACATTGTGATCCGCGGCGGCGAGAATATCCCGGTGGTCGAGATCGAGACGATCCTCTATCGCCACCCCCGCGTCACCGATGCCGCGATCGTCGGCTATCCCGACCGGCGCATGGGCGAACGGGCCTGCGCCTTTCTCGTGCTGGCTGACCGCGCGCCCTTCACCATGCAAGACCTGCGCGCCTGGATGGAGGGCAGCGGGGCGGCGAGGCAATACTGGCCCGAGGCCGTGGAGGTCATCGAGACGATGCCCCGCAATGCCGCCGGCAAGATCCAGAAATTCACGCTGAAGGAACAGGCGGCGAAATACGCCGCCTGCTGAAACGCGCGCCGCGGGGGCGCCTTGATCCACCCCGCACCCTTGCAATCACCCGGGAAAGTGACATGGATTTCACACTGCCGCAGGCCGTCACCGACAAGCTGGCCGAACTCGACGCCTTCATCGAGGCCGAGATCAAGCCGCTCGAGCGCGAAAACGTCCGGTTCTTCGACCACCGGCGCGAATATTACCGCACCGATTGGGAAAACGACGGCGCACCCAGCAAGGAGTGGCGCGCGTTGCTGTCGGAAATGGAGCGCCGGGCCGACAAGGCCGGGCACCTGCGGCTGTGCCTGCCGGAAAGCTGCGGCGGCCAGGCGGCGGGCAACCTGATGAACGCGGCGATCCGCGAACATCTGGCGGCCAAGGGCCTGGGCCTGCACAACGATCTTCAGGACGAGAACTCGGTCGTCGGCAACTTTCCCATCGTGCCCGCCATCGCCAAATACGGCACCGA
This window of the Paracoccus sp. N5 genome carries:
- a CDS encoding AMP-binding protein, encoding MSDGFDLAAHARAMRTAGWWQDRTFDDLLESAIAASPRKKAVVAYRKDRGFDIPAKVMTYAELGDAVAQAAGSLRALGIGRGDVVGLMLPNWWEFVVAAFAACRIGAVPNPLMPIFRERELRFMLGFAETRAILIPKSFRGHDFPQMIDRLRPELPALQHVIVVDGDGPQSFDRLVMNSGAAPVPAAAGTPADPGEMALLMYTSGTTGEPKGVMHCFNTQVACVTALGNRLGLTPEDVHFAVAPFGHMTGYTAMMLQGIHCGGTLVLQDVWEPEAGVAIMAREGATHMAAATPFLSDICNVIARGGPVPDLRSFLCGGAQIPPVVIERARQMMNLGVSSLWGMSESLAGSLTEPERAQEKSATTDGRAVEGVELLIADKDLNPLPQGETGRLWFRGAQQFLGYYKRPGLDGRGPDGWFDTGDLAYMDAEGYIRINGRSKDIVIRGGENIPVVEIETILYRHPRVTDAAIVGYPDRRMGERACAFLVLADRAPFTMQDLRAWMEGSGAARQYWPEAVEVIETMPRNAAGKIQKFTLKEQAAKYAAC